In Fragaria vesca subsp. vesca linkage group LG1, FraVesHawaii_1.0, whole genome shotgun sequence, the sequence GACGTCGCTGCCGCAGCAGGAGCAGACGCACCAGCACAGCCGGACTTCCCTTTTGTCAATAACAGGGGGGCGTGGGAGCTACTCCTGCAGGACTCGGGTGTGTCTGTGATGCATCTAACCTTGCTACCAAACAACAAGATCATGTTTTACGATGCCGCGGCACCCCATATATCGAACATCAAGCTTCCCAACGGCGAATGCCTTCCCTGGAAGAATGATCAAGGCGTGGTAGCACAGGATTGTAATGCTCATGGAGTTGAATATGATATTGCGACAAACACAATTAGACCACTCAAGGTTGGTTCGTTTATTTGCATGTTGTCAATGAATTAACTTGCAGAAAATTACCTTTATGCTATTGACCCATGTATGCATGCATGTAATTTTCTAATCTCGTGGTGATCTGTAATCAGATTACTACAGATGCATGGTGCTCATCGGGAGGGGTTATGCCCAACGGTAGGTTCATCAGCACCGGTGGTTGGGCTGATGGAATTAAAAGCATTAGATATTTTACCCCATGCGACGACGGCAAATGCGACTTCAAAGATTATCCAGACACGTTGAATGCTGAAAGATGGTATATATAATTTAGATCATATCAATGCTGCTAAGGCAACCGGACGTACGTTTTGTTATGAATCATGCATATTTGTTGATTATTAACAAATTGTTATATGTGTATTATTAGGTATGCAACTCAGATAACGCTAGCAGACGGTAGGTTGTTTCTAGCCGGTGGCCGGCATTCCTACTCCTACGAGTACGTGCCGCCGGAGGGTCAAAAGAGCGCCGGTTCCATCGTTTCGGAATTGCTTGACACAACCACCGACACTGACGAGAACAATCTCTACCCATTCGTCTACCAATCCTCCGACGGCAACATCTTCATCTTCGCCAATGACCAATCCATCCTCTTCAATCCCAAAACCAACAGACAGATTAAGAAGTTCCCCACACTGCCTGGTGGCGCCCGCAACTACCCGGCCTCCGGCATGTCGGCTCTCCTCCCCATCGAGCTCAAAGAGCAGAACCCTGACGTCATCCCTATCGAAGTCATGGTCTGCGGCGGCGCTCTCAAAGAAGCTTACGCTGCGTCCGCGAAACCAGAGAACCGAGTCTTCCTCCCGGCCTTGAACGACTGCGGCCGGATGGTGATCACTGACCCTAATCCGCAATGGGATAAAGAGGAAATGCCCTCGAGACGTGTAATGGGAGACATGCTGAATCTCCCCACCGGTGACCTCTTGATCATAAACGGAGCCAAGGCTGGTACCTCAGCTTGGTGGCAGGCTGAGGATCCCAACTTCACACCTCACATATACAACCCTAAGTTCCCCAAGGGACAACGCTTCTTCGACATGGCACCAACTACCATACCAAGAATGTACCACTCCACCTCGGCGGTGCTTCCGAGCACCAAGATCCTGGTGGCAGGCAGTAACCCTAACTCGGGCTACTGGTTCGCTCCGGACGTCAAGTACAAAACCGAGCTGCGGCTCGAGATCTTCTCCCCACCTTACCTCGACGCGTCTTTGGACATCCACAGACCGGCAATCGACGCCGGCGCTACCGCTAAAAAGCTCACGTACGGCGCAGACTTCAATATCCAGTTCAAGGTGAACGAGGCAGACAAGCCTGGCAAGAATGACTTCAAGGTCCACATGTACGCCGTTCCCTTCACAACTCACGGATACTCCATGAACCAGAGGCTGCTCTCCTTGGCCAAGAAGGACTTCAAGGCAGTGGGAGGTGGTGTGTATAGTATCACAGCCTTGGCACCACCATCCGGCAATGTGGCTCCACCAGGGTTCTACCTGGTGTTTGTGGTGCACCGCGGTGTGCCCAGCCAAGGAGTGTGGGTGCAGATGAACCAGTAAATCCGTGGATACATGAAAAACTAGCTCTAATTAAGGCAACGAGGCCTCATTTATATTTTATCATTTAACAATTTACAAAGAGGAATATTTTGATTAATTATATATTATGTCTTATGCATATATGCAATTTTTGTTATCATATATACAGTTTTCTCTTAAACTATGATCGATGCACGTAGTTTTGATTGCTGCAATTGCGATCTCTACGTCCATCCAACCTATGCTTAATTGTGTATAGAATTCTTTGATTCTTGTGTGAAGTTTCTCTCTTCTTCAAAGGAAAATTAATGTAATAAGAGGAATTCGATCACTTTTTTCCGATATCTGAGTATTTGAAGAAATGACGACTCTCTTCACCATTTATATTTGCTTGTAACACATACATTGATGCATGTTTACAATAACGAAAAATGTGGGTCATGGAAGATACAGAAATCATGAATTTCGGGTGGTTATCTGAATCATATGTATTTCGTTCAGTGTTGTTACTAAAACAATTTGCTTATTGATTAATGGTTATATTGTTGAATGATGAGATATTTGAAGATACTAAAATGAAATAGAAAACAACAAAAGCAGTGAGGAGGGTTGAGGGTGAAATGGAGGAAGAAAGAGAAGTTACCCTATAATTTTCATAGAAAGATTCATCTAAAAACCAAGTCTTTAACCCAAACGAGAAACAGAAACAGGGTAGCCAGAGTCAATAACTTCATATCTTGAAACAAGTTTGCAAATATGTAGACCGCGATTAGATCAATTCAATTATAATCTATGATGAAACAAATTCAATTATAATATATGATGAAACAAAGGGGAATGAATACCAACAAAAACAGATCTTTTTATCTTACAAGAACTCTCACCTTGATTTCTTTGTTTTATCAACTTCTCAAATGAAAACATATGAAAATTTGTTTTGTCATTCCAGTCTTTACCTGTCAGATTTCACTCCGAACACGATTTCTCACCACTTTTCCAGTTCTCACAATTGAACAAAGAACAAGTTTTAAGGAAGCCGATCAGGCTTCATTGTAGAGATATTTACTATTACAATTTACAACGGTGATTTTTAGGAATAAGCAAACAAAGGAACACGGTCAACAGCCATCAAATGGCATGGAGACGACTTATTACCTAGGAACAAGAATGGGGAAAAAATAATAGTATCACTCATCATTTATGTTACAAGAAAAACCTTAAATACAGGATTTGCTTTATCACTCATGGGATCTATGTACACCACAGAATCCAAGCTTTGGAAATTTTGTACTTTGTAACAGCCAACACCTTCTTAGTCACCTTAAGGAAAGTAATGAGAGCTTGCCCCAACCAAGGAACTGATTCAATGTCCACAGCTGCATCATTACAATCTCTTCCTATATCACCATACACCTGCAGATTCAAAGATGTACAGCTAGAATCTTTTAGAGCAGAGCTCTTGCGAATACACACTGAACAGTAAGTAAGCATCCGACCAATAAATTACCATGTATATCACTTGGCTGAAGACATGCGCTGCAGTGATTGAATCCAGCTACCCGAAGGACCTACTTTATTGCCATGTCCATGACTAGTGTTTGCAGTTTCAGCAGGCAAAACAGGTTTGGAGTGATTCCTTCTTGAGGTGCCAGCAAATGACGTAGACGGAGGTGTGTATGATTCAGGTGCAATCTATAAAAGGAAATTTTGCCCAAAATTTATATATTTGAAGTGTGGCAGTCCATAACAAAACAATATACGTTCATTCAACAACAAAAAAAAACAATATATGAGAGCAATGGAAACTCATAGTAAGGTTTGAAACAAAAACACGACAAAAAACTAAATGTATATCAAAGCAATTATTTAACAGTAGCGACTCACATTCTTTTCAAGAGGATTATCGTAATTTAAGTTCCTGCTCGTTGGTGGTTTAAACTGCATCCGGACCCCAGGACCAGTGGAATTGCTTGAAATAATACGATCCGTCACCTCAGATGGATAAGTAGTACTAGCACCTCCTGCCAATAATTATACAAGACAAATGTAATTTCAGTAAAGCAATTGCTTATCACTCAGAAATTATTACTAGCTCTGCAAGAGGACATCTGAGATTAAACACTAATGATAAGATACTTTTGACAAAAAGAGAGCTCCTGCAGTGTCTAATTATTACATGTGTTGTTAACATCTATCCTCAAATTTGATAAATCAGTTATCTGGGGTGTTGGTTCATTAGCAAGATCTAACCTTGATGATTATCTACATTCATTGGCATTGCACGACTGTTGCTTCCTCCAGGACCTGGCTGAAACATGTGGATATTCAAATCAGAGGCAGAAGAATATTC encodes:
- the LOC101300395 gene encoding uncharacterized protein LOC101300395, with the translated sequence MKLFCVVLPLFFASALAIEAHWRGFVPNPLLAHQGGFGFSFDHNDHTHTGGFHLFDEAQPVVASKAAAVDPAQPANADVAAAAGADAPAQPDFPFVNNRGAWELLLQDSGVSVMHLTLLPNNKIMFYDAAAPHISNIKLPNGECLPWKNDQGVVAQDCNAHGVEYDIATNTIRPLKITTDAWCSSGGVMPNGRFISTGGWADGIKSIRYFTPCDDGKCDFKDYPDTLNAERWYATQITLADGRLFLAGGRHSYSYEYVPPEGQKSAGSIVSELLDTTTDTDENNLYPFVYQSSDGNIFIFANDQSILFNPKTNRQIKKFPTLPGGARNYPASGMSALLPIELKEQNPDVIPIEVMVCGGALKEAYAASAKPENRVFLPALNDCGRMVITDPNPQWDKEEMPSRRVMGDMLNLPTGDLLIINGAKAGTSAWWQAEDPNFTPHIYNPKFPKGQRFFDMAPTTIPRMYHSTSAVLPSTKILVAGSNPNSGYWFAPDVKYKTELRLEIFSPPYLDASLDIHRPAIDAGATAKKLTYGADFNIQFKVNEADKPGKNDFKVHMYAVPFTTHGYSMNQRLLSLAKKDFKAVGGGVYSITALAPPSGNVAPPGFYLVFVVHRGVPSQGVWVQMNQ